A window of the Janthinobacterium agaricidamnosum NBRC 102515 = DSM 9628 genome harbors these coding sequences:
- the pheT gene encoding phenylalanine--tRNA ligase subunit beta produces the protein MQFSENWLRTMVDPKMTSDELAHLLTMSGLEVEAVEAVAPPFSNVVVGLVRSMEKHPNADRLNVCQVDVGTGTLLNIVCGAPNVRPGLKVVCAMAGAVLPPGADGKPFEIKVGQLRGVESQGMLCSARELKLSEENAGLLELPDDAPIGRNFRDYFELNDLKFTIKLTPNKADCLSVLGVAREVSALTGVALNAPQCRAVAVNSDEVLPVKVSAPDLCGRFTGRVIRGLNARATTPDWIKQRLERSGQRPLSALVDISNYVMLELGRPSHVFDLAKIDGGLDVRWGKAGESLKLLNGNTVAVDEWIGVIADDKEIESLAGIMGGDATSVSDDTDSIYLEAAFWWPNAIQGRARRFNFSTDAAHRFERGVDFATTVEHIERITALIVEICGTQDTKVGPVDDHVVNLPQRTPVTLRTARAQKVIGVPLTDAVIADIFTRLALPFTLDDGVFSVTAPSYRFDIEIEEDLIEEVARVYGFENIPALPPVAASKMQIAPENTRSLFAVRHQLAGLGYQEVVNMSFVDAGWERDFSGNSAPIVLQNPIASQMSVMRSSLIGSLLANVRYNLNRKTNRVRIFETGAIFKRNAAINNGALTVAGYEQPKRVAAMAYGPVADEQWGQATRNVDFFDVKADLEALFAPQVLRFSKAEHPALHPGRSAHVEIDGVVIGFIGELHPRWLQKYDLPLAPVLFEVDAIALQQRSVPKYEEISKFPGASRDVAVVVKQDVAAQDLLDAFAAAVQSAPAGKIVQAIVLFDEYRGKGLESDEKSLAFRFSLQDTQNTLQDDVVDAVMTALIDAAKQEHGAKLRS, from the coding sequence ATGCAATTTTCCGAAAACTGGCTCCGTACCATGGTCGATCCGAAGATGACTTCGGATGAACTGGCCCACTTGCTGACCATGTCCGGTCTCGAAGTCGAGGCTGTCGAAGCGGTCGCGCCGCCATTTTCCAATGTGGTGGTGGGTCTGGTGCGTTCGATGGAGAAACATCCTAATGCCGACCGCCTGAATGTGTGCCAGGTCGACGTCGGCACCGGCACCTTGCTCAACATCGTCTGCGGCGCGCCGAATGTGCGTCCCGGCTTGAAAGTGGTGTGCGCGATGGCGGGCGCGGTATTGCCGCCGGGCGCGGACGGCAAGCCGTTCGAAATCAAGGTCGGCCAATTGCGCGGCGTCGAGTCGCAAGGCATGTTGTGCTCCGCGCGCGAATTGAAATTGTCGGAAGAAAACGCCGGCTTGCTGGAATTGCCGGACGATGCGCCGATCGGCCGCAACTTCCGCGATTATTTCGAATTGAACGATCTGAAATTCACCATCAAGCTGACGCCGAACAAGGCCGATTGCCTGTCGGTGCTGGGCGTGGCGCGCGAAGTGTCCGCGCTGACCGGCGTGGCGCTGAATGCGCCGCAATGTCGCGCCGTCGCCGTCAACAGCGATGAAGTGTTGCCAGTCAAGGTCAGCGCGCCGGACCTGTGCGGCCGTTTCACCGGCCGCGTGATACGCGGCTTGAACGCCCGCGCGACCACGCCGGACTGGATCAAGCAGCGTCTCGAACGCAGCGGCCAGCGTCCGCTGTCGGCGCTGGTCGATATTTCCAATTATGTGATGCTGGAACTGGGCCGTCCCAGCCACGTGTTTGACCTGGCCAAGATCGATGGCGGCCTGGACGTGCGTTGGGGCAAGGCTGGCGAATCGCTGAAACTGTTGAATGGCAACACCGTTGCCGTCGACGAGTGGATCGGCGTGATTGCCGACGACAAGGAAATCGAATCGCTGGCCGGCATCATGGGTGGCGACGCGACCTCGGTGTCCGACGACACCGACAGCATTTACCTGGAAGCCGCATTCTGGTGGCCAAACGCCATCCAGGGCCGCGCGCGCCGCTTTAATTTCTCGACCGATGCGGCGCACCGTTTTGAACGCGGCGTCGATTTTGCGACCACCGTCGAACACATCGAGCGCATCACCGCGCTGATCGTCGAAATTTGCGGCACCCAGGATACCAAGGTTGGCCCGGTGGACGACCATGTGGTCAATTTGCCGCAGCGCACACCAGTGACGCTGCGCACCGCGCGGGCGCAGAAAGTCATCGGCGTGCCGCTGACCGATGCCGTCATCGCCGACATCTTTACCCGCCTGGCGTTGCCATTCACGCTGGACGATGGCGTATTTTCGGTGACCGCGCCCAGCTACCGTTTTGATATCGAGATCGAAGAAGACTTGATCGAAGAAGTGGCGCGCGTCTACGGTTTCGAAAACATTCCGGCCTTGCCGCCGGTGGCTGCCAGCAAGATGCAAATCGCGCCGGAAAATACCCGTTCGCTGTTTGCCGTGCGCCATCAGTTGGCCGGCCTGGGGTACCAGGAAGTGGTCAACATGAGTTTTGTCGATGCCGGCTGGGAGCGCGATTTCTCCGGCAATAGCGCGCCGATCGTGTTGCAAAACCCGATCGCCAGCCAGATGAGCGTGATGCGTTCGTCGCTGATCGGCAGTCTGCTGGCCAATGTGCGCTACAACTTGAACCGCAAGACCAACCGCGTGCGCATCTTTGAAACCGGCGCGATCTTCAAGCGCAATGCCGCGATAAACAACGGCGCCTTGACGGTGGCCGGTTACGAGCAGCCCAAACGGGTTGCCGCGATGGCCTACGGCCCGGTTGCCGACGAGCAGTGGGGCCAGGCTACGCGCAACGTCGATTTCTTCGACGTGAAAGCGGACCTGGAAGCCTTGTTTGCGCCGCAAGTGCTGCGTTTTAGCAAGGCGGAACATCCGGCGCTGCATCCTGGCCGTTCGGCGCATGTGGAAATCGATGGGGTCGTGATCGGCTTTATCGGCGAATTGCATCCGCGCTGGCTGCAAAAATATGACCTGCCTTTGGCCCCGGTCTTGTTCGAGGTTGATGCAATTGCATTGCAGCAACGTTCTGTGCCAAAATACGAAGAGATTTCCAAGTTCCCTGGCGCCAGCCGCGACGTGGCGGTGGTGGTCAAGCAAGATGTAGCCGCGCAAGATTTGCTGGATGCGTTTGCTGCCGCGGTACAATCGGCTCCTGCGGGCAAGATTGTGCAAGCCATTGTTTTGTTTGATGAATATCGTGGCAAAGGCTTGGAAAGCGACGAAAAATCGCTTGCTTTCCGCTTTAGCTTGCAAGATACTCAAAACACCTTGCAAGACGATGTCGTCGATGCCGTCATGACGGCGTTGATCGATGCGGCCAAGCAAGAACACGGCGCAAAACTGCGTTCGTAA
- the pheS gene encoding phenylalanine--tRNA ligase subunit alpha produces MNSLEQLVVSAQADFIAAADAAALENAKAQYLGKTGQITELMKGLGKLDPDARKAQGALINAAKGQIEDALTARRDALADAQMMARLNQEAIDVSLPGRLRAPGGLHPVMRSWERVEEIFRSIGFDVADGPEIETDWTNFTALNSPENHPARSMQDTFYIDGNDSDGKPLLLRTHTSPMQVRYARTHTPPIKVIAPGRTYRVDSDATHSPMFHQVEGLWIAEDISFADLKGVYLNFVKAFFETDDLQVRFRPSYFPFTEPSAEIDIAFGSGPLKGRWLEVSGAGQVHPTVVRNFGLDPEKFIGFAFGSGLERLTMLRYGINDLRLFYEGDLRFLKQFN; encoded by the coding sequence ATGAACTCCCTCGAACAACTCGTCGTCTCGGCCCAGGCTGACTTTATCGCCGCCGCGGACGCTGCAGCACTTGAAAACGCCAAAGCCCAATACCTGGGCAAGACTGGCCAAATTACCGAATTGATGAAGGGCCTGGGCAAACTCGACCCGGACGCCCGCAAAGCCCAGGGCGCGCTGATCAACGCCGCCAAGGGACAGATTGAAGACGCGCTGACCGCGCGCCGCGACGCCCTGGCCGACGCGCAAATGATGGCCCGCCTGAACCAGGAAGCGATCGACGTGTCGCTGCCGGGCCGCTTGCGCGCGCCGGGCGGCTTGCACCCTGTGATGCGCAGCTGGGAACGGGTTGAGGAAATTTTCCGCTCGATCGGTTTCGACGTGGCCGACGGCCCGGAAATCGAAACCGACTGGACCAACTTTACCGCCTTGAACAGCCCGGAAAACCATCCGGCCCGTTCTATGCAGGATACCTTCTACATCGACGGCAACGATAGCGACGGCAAGCCCTTGCTGCTGCGTACCCATACCAGCCCGATGCAGGTCCGTTATGCGCGCACCCACACGCCGCCGATCAAGGTGATCGCGCCGGGCCGCACCTACCGCGTCGACAGCGATGCGACCCATTCGCCGATGTTCCACCAGGTCGAAGGCTTGTGGATCGCCGAAGACATCAGCTTCGCCGACTTGAAGGGCGTATACCTGAACTTCGTCAAGGCGTTCTTCGAGACCGACGATTTGCAAGTGCGTTTCCGTCCGTCGTATTTCCCGTTCACCGAACCGTCGGCCGAGATCGACATCGCGTTCGGCTCCGGCCCGCTGAAAGGCCGCTGGCTGGAAGTGTCGGGCGCCGGCCAGGTGCACCCGACGGTGGTCAGGAACTTCGGCCTGGACCCGGAAAAATTCATCGGCTTTGCTTTCGGCTCCGGCCTGGAACGCTTGACGATGCTGCGTTACGGCATCAACGACTTGCGCCTGTTTTACGAAGGCGACTTGCGTTTCCTGAAGCAATTCAACTAA
- the rplT gene encoding 50S ribosomal protein L20: MPRVKRGVTARARHKKILVQAKGYRGRRSKVYRVAKQAVMRAGQYAYRDRRNKKRVFRRLWIARINAASREHGVTYSVFMNGLKKASIELDRKVLADMAVMDKPAFAAIVNAVKAKIAA; encoded by the coding sequence ATGCCTAGAGTAAAACGTGGGGTTACAGCTCGTGCCCGTCATAAGAAAATTCTTGTCCAAGCTAAAGGCTACCGTGGTCGCCGCAGCAAGGTATACCGCGTTGCCAAGCAAGCAGTCATGCGCGCTGGTCAATACGCTTACCGCGATCGCCGCAACAAGAAACGTGTCTTCCGTCGTCTGTGGATCGCCCGTATCAACGCCGCTTCCCGTGAGCATGGCGTTACCTACAGCGTATTCATGAATGGCTTGAAAAAAGCCTCTATCGAACTGGACCGTAAAGTCCTGGCCGATATGGCTGTCATGGACAAGCCAGCGTTCGCTGCGATTGTCAATGCAGTGAAAGCAAAAATCGCTGCGTAA
- the rpmI gene encoding 50S ribosomal protein L35, with protein sequence MPKMKTKSSAKKRFRVRPGGTVKSGHAFKRHILTKKTTKNKRQLRGTRNINASDVTSVMRMMPTA encoded by the coding sequence ATGCCTAAAATGAAGACCAAAAGCTCCGCGAAAAAACGTTTTCGCGTGCGTCCAGGTGGTACTGTCAAGTCGGGTCACGCGTTCAAACGCCACATCCTGACCAAGAAAACCACCAAAAACAAACGTCAATTGCGCGGTACCCGCAACATCAACGCGTCGGATGTCACATCCGTCATGCGCATGATGCCGACTGCTTAA
- the infC gene encoding translation initiation factor IF-3 — MRFLKEITIATDKSHRINGEITAPEMRLSGVDNEPLGIVSLAEAFRLAEEANVDLVEIAPTAQPPVCRLMDYGKFKYSEQKKAHEAKLKQKIILVKEVKFRPGTDDGDYNIKLRNLIKFLDDGDKTKITLRFRGREMAHQDIGFRMLERLKADLEPYGQVEQFPKMEGRQMIMVLSPKKKK; from the coding sequence ATCAGATTTTTAAAGGAAATTACAATAGCTACTGACAAGTCGCATCGCATCAATGGCGAAATCACTGCCCCTGAAATGCGTTTAAGTGGGGTCGATAACGAGCCTCTCGGTATCGTGAGTTTGGCTGAAGCCTTCCGCCTGGCGGAAGAGGCGAACGTCGATCTGGTGGAAATCGCGCCTACCGCGCAGCCGCCGGTGTGCCGTTTGATGGACTACGGCAAATTCAAGTATTCGGAGCAGAAAAAGGCTCACGAAGCCAAGTTGAAGCAAAAGATCATCCTCGTGAAGGAAGTCAAATTCCGTCCGGGAACCGATGATGGCGATTACAATATCAAGTTGCGTAACCTCATCAAGTTCCTCGATGACGGCGACAAAACCAAGATCACGCTGCGTTTCCGCGGCCGTGAGATGGCGCATCAGGATATTGGCTTCCGCATGCTGGAGCGCTTGAAAGCCGACCTGGAGCCATATGGCCAGGTCGAGCAATTTCCAAAGATGGAAGGCCGCCAGATGATCATGGTCCTTTCGCCGAAAAAGAAAAAGTAA
- the thrS gene encoding threonine--tRNA ligase: protein MLTVRLPDGSARQFDGPVTVAQVAANIGTGLAKAALAGKVDGKLVDTSYLIEQDAEVAIVTDKDADGLEVIRHSTAHLLAYAVKELFPEAQVTIGPVIENGFYYDFAYKRPFTPEDLAAIEKKMSELAKKDEQVTRTVMPRDAAVDYFTSIGEVYKAEIIGSIPADQEVSLYAEGKFTDLCRGPHVPSTGKLKVFKLMKLAGAYWRGDSKNEMLQRIYGTAWARKEDQEQYLHNLEEAEKRDHRKLGKQLDFFHFQEEAPGLIFWHPKGWSIWQQVEQYMRAVYQVNGYQEVKAPQILDRGLWEKTGHWDNYRENMFITESENRSYALKPMNCPGHVQIYNSGMRSYRDLPLRYGEFGQCHRNEPSGALHGMMRVRGFTQDDGHIFCTEEQIAGEVTAFHAQAMAVYAAFGFENIDVKLALRPDSRIGTEESWDIAEESLRSALRACGVSWTELPGEGAFYGPKIEYHLKDSLGRAWQVGTVQIDPSMPGRLGAEYVAVDNTRQVPIMLHRAIVGSLERFIGILIEHYAGALPMWLAPVQVAVLNISDAQADYAQELAAKLRKSGFRVHADLRNEKITYKIREHSVQKLPYILVIGDKERDANTVAVRARGNVDLGVMSVDALIERLKLEVDTKA, encoded by the coding sequence ATGCTTACAGTCCGACTTCCCGATGGTTCCGCCCGTCAATTTGACGGTCCGGTCACCGTGGCCCAAGTGGCAGCCAATATCGGCACCGGCCTGGCCAAGGCTGCGCTGGCCGGCAAAGTGGACGGCAAATTGGTCGACACTTCCTATTTGATCGAGCAAGACGCCGAAGTGGCGATCGTCACCGACAAGGATGCCGATGGCCTGGAAGTGATCCGTCACTCGACCGCGCACTTGCTGGCCTATGCCGTCAAGGAGTTGTTCCCTGAGGCGCAAGTGACGATCGGTCCGGTCATCGAAAACGGTTTTTATTACGACTTCGCGTACAAGCGTCCGTTCACCCCGGAAGATTTGGCTGCGATCGAAAAGAAAATGTCCGAACTGGCCAAGAAAGACGAGCAAGTCACCCGCACCGTGATGCCGCGCGACGCCGCCGTCGACTACTTCACCAGCATCGGCGAAGTTTACAAGGCGGAAATCATCGGCTCGATCCCGGCCGACCAGGAAGTGTCGCTGTATGCCGAAGGCAAGTTCACCGACTTGTGCCGCGGCCCGCACGTGCCGTCGACCGGCAAGCTGAAAGTGTTCAAGCTGATGAAGCTGGCCGGCGCCTACTGGCGCGGCGATTCGAAGAATGAAATGCTGCAGCGTATCTACGGCACCGCCTGGGCCAGGAAGGAAGACCAGGAGCAATACCTGCATAACCTGGAAGAGGCGGAAAAGCGCGACCACCGCAAGCTGGGCAAGCAGCTCGATTTCTTCCATTTCCAGGAAGAAGCGCCGGGCCTGATTTTCTGGCATCCGAAGGGCTGGTCGATCTGGCAGCAAGTCGAGCAATACATGCGCGCCGTGTACCAGGTCAATGGTTACCAGGAAGTCAAGGCGCCGCAAATCCTGGATCGCGGCTTGTGGGAAAAAACCGGCCACTGGGATAACTATCGCGAAAACATGTTCATCACCGAGTCGGAAAACCGCTCGTATGCGCTGAAACCGATGAATTGCCCGGGCCATGTGCAGATTTACAACAGCGGCATGCGCAGCTACCGCGACCTGCCTTTGCGTTACGGCGAATTCGGTCAATGCCACCGCAACGAGCCGTCCGGCGCGCTGCACGGCATGATGCGGGTGCGCGGCTTTACCCAGGATGACGGCCATATTTTCTGTACCGAAGAGCAGATCGCCGGCGAAGTGACGGCCTTCCACGCGCAAGCGATGGCGGTGTACGCGGCATTCGGCTTTGAAAACATCGATGTCAAGCTGGCCTTGCGTCCGGACAGCCGCATCGGCACCGAGGAAAGCTGGGATATCGCCGAGGAATCGCTGCGTTCCGCGCTGCGCGCCTGCGGCGTCAGCTGGACTGAATTGCCGGGCGAGGGCGCGTTTTACGGTCCGAAAATCGAATACCATCTGAAGGATAGCCTGGGCCGCGCATGGCAAGTCGGCACGGTGCAGATCGACCCGTCGATGCCGGGCCGCCTGGGCGCCGAATATGTGGCGGTCGACAATACCCGCCAGGTGCCGATCATGCTGCACCGCGCGATCGTCGGTTCGCTGGAGCGTTTTATCGGCATCCTGATCGAACACTATGCCGGCGCGTTGCCGATGTGGCTGGCGCCGGTGCAAGTGGCGGTGTTGAATATCTCCGACGCGCAAGCCGACTATGCGCAGGAATTGGCCGCGAAGCTGAGAAAATCAGGGTTCCGCGTACACGCTGATTTGCGTAATGAGAAAATTACCTATAAAATACGCGAACATTCCGTACAAAAATTGCCGTATATCTTAGTTATCGGCGATAAAGAGCGGGATGCCAATACAGTGGCCGTGCGGGCGCGGGGCAATGTCGATCTGGGCGTAATGTCCGTCGATGCCCTGATAGAGCGACTCAAACTTGAAGTCGACACCAAGGCCTGA